A region of Polyodon spathula isolate WHYD16114869_AA chromosome 4, ASM1765450v1, whole genome shotgun sequence DNA encodes the following proteins:
- the LOC121314127 gene encoding coiled-coil domain-containing protein 106-like isoform X2, with product MSALWPKKPIRYSPEAEIHSSSAMRKKATVSSMHRLIRDDSETVQWDSRAAAAASDAEHDDTASSVVSKSTAEVLSPTAILTITKLKCQLESKQERITYLEKQVEDLQQDRSFLRSQIENLTRGPKTTEDAKPRKRSRTTSSSSAFSMDSGSDMSLTTVSSATSSEVKKRKHHKDKRRGKKSKDYSRKRATGVQYVIHRYKQVLSTFNKKKSMSGAFRHYGIDRNTIANTAPIAELHLAAKDMLSVVGLFNSREETLVKYAQKCATLMENDESLSRKIELMKATGELLPITAKKSKILDVKAEKH from the exons ATGTCAGCTCTCTGGCCAAAGAAGCCTATAAGATATTCCCCCGAAGCCGAAATACACTCCAGCTCAGCCATGAGAAAGAAAGCAACCGTGAGCAGCATGCACCGGCTGATAAGAGACGATTCGGAGACGGTGCAGTGGGACAGCAGGGCTGCAGCCGCAGCAAGTGATGCTGAGCACGACGATACAGCTAGCAGTGTAGTTTCAA AATCCACAGCAGAAGTCCTTTCACCTACTGCCATTTTGACCATAACTAAACTCAAATGCCAACTAGAAAGCAAACAGGAAAGGATCACCTATCTTGAAAAACAGGTTGAAGATCTCCAGCAAGATCGCAGCTTTCTTCGTTCACAAATTGAGAATTTAACAAGAGGTCCAAAGACAACTGAAG ATGCTAAGCCGAGGAAAAGGTCCAGAACAACATCCAGTAGCTCAGCATTCAGCATGGACAGCGGCTCTGACATGTCATTGACAACAGTGTCTTCAGCAACTTCCAGTGAGGTCAAAAAAAGAAAGCATCACAAAGACAAAAGGAGGGGCAAGAAATCTAAAGATTACAGCAGAAAAAGAG CAACTGGTGTGCAGTATGTCATTCATCGGTACAAGCAGGTGCTGTCTACCTTCAACAAGAAGAAAAGCATGAGCGGAGCGTTCCGTCATTACGGCATTGACCGGAACACCATTGCTAACACCGCACCCATAGCGGAGCTACACCTCGCAGCCAAAGACATGCTGTCGGTAGTGGGACTCTTCAATTCACGCGAAGAGACACTGGTTAAATACGCACAAAAATGTGCCACTCTCATGGAAAATGATGAGAGCCTGTCCCGGAAAATCGAGTTAATGAAAGCTACTGGGGAGCTGTTGCCAATAACAGCCAAAAAATCCAAAATACTTGATGTAAAAGCAGAAAAGCATTAG
- the LOC121314127 gene encoding coiled-coil domain-containing protein 106-like isoform X1, whose translation MSALWPKKPIRYSPEAEIHSSSAMRKKATVSSMHRLIRDDSETVQWDSRAAAAASDAEHDDTASSVVSTESTAEVLSPTAILTITKLKCQLESKQERITYLEKQVEDLQQDRSFLRSQIENLTRGPKTTEDAKPRKRSRTTSSSSAFSMDSGSDMSLTTVSSATSSEVKKRKHHKDKRRGKKSKDYSRKRATGVQYVIHRYKQVLSTFNKKKSMSGAFRHYGIDRNTIANTAPIAELHLAAKDMLSVVGLFNSREETLVKYAQKCATLMENDESLSRKIELMKATGELLPITAKKSKILDVKAEKH comes from the exons ATGTCAGCTCTCTGGCCAAAGAAGCCTATAAGATATTCCCCCGAAGCCGAAATACACTCCAGCTCAGCCATGAGAAAGAAAGCAACCGTGAGCAGCATGCACCGGCTGATAAGAGACGATTCGGAGACGGTGCAGTGGGACAGCAGGGCTGCAGCCGCAGCAAGTGATGCTGAGCACGACGATACAGCTAGCAGTGTAGTTTCAA CAGAATCCACAGCAGAAGTCCTTTCACCTACTGCCATTTTGACCATAACTAAACTCAAATGCCAACTAGAAAGCAAACAGGAAAGGATCACCTATCTTGAAAAACAGGTTGAAGATCTCCAGCAAGATCGCAGCTTTCTTCGTTCACAAATTGAGAATTTAACAAGAGGTCCAAAGACAACTGAAG ATGCTAAGCCGAGGAAAAGGTCCAGAACAACATCCAGTAGCTCAGCATTCAGCATGGACAGCGGCTCTGACATGTCATTGACAACAGTGTCTTCAGCAACTTCCAGTGAGGTCAAAAAAAGAAAGCATCACAAAGACAAAAGGAGGGGCAAGAAATCTAAAGATTACAGCAGAAAAAGAG CAACTGGTGTGCAGTATGTCATTCATCGGTACAAGCAGGTGCTGTCTACCTTCAACAAGAAGAAAAGCATGAGCGGAGCGTTCCGTCATTACGGCATTGACCGGAACACCATTGCTAACACCGCACCCATAGCGGAGCTACACCTCGCAGCCAAAGACATGCTGTCGGTAGTGGGACTCTTCAATTCACGCGAAGAGACACTGGTTAAATACGCACAAAAATGTGCCACTCTCATGGAAAATGATGAGAGCCTGTCCCGGAAAATCGAGTTAATGAAAGCTACTGGGGAGCTGTTGCCAATAACAGCCAAAAAATCCAAAATACTTGATGTAAAAGCAGAAAAGCATTAG